One segment of Sulfobacillus thermosulfidooxidans DSM 9293 DNA contains the following:
- a CDS encoding AMP-binding protein produces MNDLRGTEVIPQYLQHWLSHKPDALYLVDHSLEREEVIWTYREFADRVHAATLALYDAGVRAHDVVAVQLPNNWEFVALTIATWQLGAVICPIMPIFREHEVRQILEKTHAKLWVLPKTFRHLTFTEMAEHLAGEFPHLTIWMRGGQDFPALEHILGQTSGVKNVPLSLPALDDLAEIVFTSGTTGRPKGVMHSHRTLLTGLLLQKDFLHLGDSDVIFMPSPFAHQTGFLYGVLFPLLLGIPAVYQDIWDPEVALSLLSRWRVTFSMGATPFLSDLTTHYRPGQHDLSALKIFISAGAPIPRILVEKAHTQFGVHILAGWGMSENSLVTLVRPEDELEKTYTTDGRPVPQMACRIVNEAGEILPSGTEGELEVKGPQNFMGYFDDPDTTQSLFRPGGWLRTGDLAIMDDAGYIRITGRARDMINRGGEKIPIADVEELLYRHPAIKEAALVGIPDPRLGQRACAVVVLQPGAHLSLSELTQYLDRCRLTKQFWPERLEIIEEMPKTPSGKIQKFRLREWLNEGGSKELLRSRD; encoded by the coding sequence ATGAATGATCTACGCGGCACAGAAGTCATCCCGCAATATTTGCAGCATTGGCTGAGCCACAAGCCCGATGCCTTATATCTTGTCGATCACAGTTTAGAACGCGAAGAAGTGATATGGACCTACCGCGAATTTGCTGATAGGGTCCACGCTGCAACCCTTGCCTTATATGATGCCGGGGTTCGAGCGCACGATGTCGTCGCCGTGCAATTACCGAATAACTGGGAATTTGTCGCCTTAACCATCGCAACCTGGCAATTAGGCGCGGTCATTTGCCCGATTATGCCGATTTTCCGTGAACATGAAGTGCGTCAAATCCTCGAAAAAACTCATGCTAAGTTATGGGTTTTGCCCAAGACTTTTCGCCATCTGACATTTACCGAAATGGCCGAACATTTGGCTGGCGAATTTCCTCACTTGACCATTTGGATGCGGGGTGGACAAGACTTTCCAGCTCTCGAACACATCCTAGGTCAAACATCAGGAGTCAAGAACGTTCCCCTTAGTCTGCCTGCACTGGATGACTTAGCAGAGATCGTGTTTACCTCAGGAACTACCGGTCGTCCGAAAGGGGTCATGCACTCGCACAGGACACTCTTAACAGGCCTCCTGTTGCAAAAGGATTTCCTCCATTTAGGTGATAGCGACGTCATCTTTATGCCATCCCCCTTTGCCCATCAAACGGGATTTTTATATGGCGTTTTATTTCCCCTTCTTCTAGGCATCCCTGCTGTCTACCAAGATATTTGGGATCCGGAAGTTGCCCTCTCGTTACTCTCCCGCTGGCGGGTGACGTTTTCGATGGGTGCCACGCCATTTTTGAGTGATTTAACCACCCATTACCGTCCTGGTCAGCATGACTTATCGGCGTTGAAGATTTTTATTAGTGCCGGCGCCCCTATTCCCCGAATCTTGGTTGAAAAAGCTCACACCCAGTTTGGCGTCCATATTTTAGCCGGATGGGGTATGTCCGAAAATTCCCTTGTCACACTCGTTCGCCCCGAAGACGAATTGGAGAAAACCTATACGACCGATGGACGGCCTGTGCCCCAAATGGCCTGCCGTATTGTCAACGAAGCGGGTGAAATTTTACCCTCAGGAACAGAAGGCGAACTGGAAGTGAAAGGACCTCAAAACTTCATGGGCTACTTTGATGACCCAGACACCACACAAAGTCTTTTTAGGCCAGGAGGATGGCTTCGAACCGGGGATCTCGCCATCATGGATGATGCGGGGTATATTCGCATTACCGGCCGAGCCCGGGATATGATTAACCGCGGTGGGGAGAAAATTCCGATTGCCGATGTCGAAGAATTATTATACCGCCATCCTGCCATCAAAGAAGCCGCACTGGTGGGAATCCCTGATCCCCGTCTTGGACAACGGGCGTGCGCTGTGGTGGTTTTGCAGCCCGGAGCGCATTTGAGCTTGTCAGAACTCACCCAATACCTAGACCGCTGCCGGTTAACCAAACAATTTTGGCCTGAACGCCTCGAAATTATCGAAGAAATGCCCAAAACCCCAAGTGGTAAAATCCAAAAGTTTCGACTTCGTGAGTGGCTCAATGAGGGCGGCAGCAAAGAACTTCTCCGTAGCCGAGACTAA
- a CDS encoding Abi family protein — MANSAKPATTIDQQVTLLKSRGLIIADEVDAKAVLQRISYYRLSGYLVEFKRPDNTYIPGTQLSTVYAIYEFDRRFRNLLLAIIEPIEISIRTKLAQYLAVACDPLAYRDPKHFVNPSEHTAQLTVIDMTIERSREPFADHYRKYYGGTFPIWVAVEMMSFGSVSKVFGNLVRSHRQHIAKSHYGLNEKVIAQWLLSLVTVRNSCAHFSRLYRRTPTFQPKICHDDRPDIPEPQSWFSVLMAARHLYEPWTDWSHFVTALETLCDEYQGIIDLRAMGFPPNWERLLRRPCRRHP; from the coding sequence ATGGCAAATAGTGCGAAGCCGGCCACCACCATTGATCAGCAAGTTACTCTCCTTAAAAGTCGAGGCCTGATAATTGCCGACGAGGTTGATGCCAAGGCGGTTTTACAGCGCATCAGTTACTACCGGCTTTCAGGATATCTTGTGGAATTCAAACGGCCAGATAACACCTACATACCAGGGACCCAATTGTCAACCGTTTACGCGATTTATGAGTTTGATCGCCGCTTTCGGAATCTTTTGTTAGCGATAATCGAACCTATCGAAATTTCTATTCGGACGAAGCTTGCGCAGTACCTTGCGGTAGCTTGTGATCCCCTAGCATATCGTGACCCAAAACATTTTGTAAATCCAAGTGAACATACGGCTCAATTGACTGTGATAGATATGACGATTGAGCGGAGTCGCGAACCATTTGCTGATCATTACCGAAAATACTATGGAGGAACTTTTCCGATTTGGGTGGCAGTCGAAATGATGTCCTTTGGCTCGGTATCCAAGGTGTTTGGCAATTTGGTTCGTAGCCATCGCCAACACATTGCTAAATCCCATTATGGTCTCAACGAAAAAGTCATTGCTCAATGGCTTTTGAGTTTGGTGACGGTACGGAATTCCTGCGCGCACTTTTCCCGTCTGTACCGCCGGACTCCTACGTTTCAGCCCAAAATATGTCATGATGATCGCCCAGATATTCCAGAACCTCAGTCATGGTTCTCGGTTCTGATGGCCGCACGACATCTCTATGAACCGTGGACCGACTGGAGTCATTTTGTGACAGCACTAGAAACGTTATGCGATGAATATCAGGGGATTATCGACCTTCGTGCCATGGGATTTCCGCCGAATTGGGAACGTCTCTTACGCCGACCTTGTCGGCGCCACCCCTAA